Proteins encoded together in one Papaver somniferum cultivar HN1 unplaced genomic scaffold, ASM357369v1 unplaced-scaffold_21, whole genome shotgun sequence window:
- the LOC113340354 gene encoding vacuolar protein sorting-associated protein 26B-like, with translation MNFIIGAFKAPCNISITLSDGRTRKQVPLKKENGQTIMVPLFKSQENIIGEVAIEPVHGKKVEHTGVKIELLGQIELYLDKGNFYDFTSLVRELDVPGEMYDKKSYPFEFSTVEMPYETYNGVNVRLRYVLKVTISRNYVNNIVEYQDLVVRNYTPLPPINNSIKMEVGIEDCLHIEFEYSKSKYHLKDVIIGKIYFLLVRIKIKNMELEIRRRESTGSGQNTYVETETLAKYELMDGAPVRGESIPVRLFLSPYELTPTYRNINNKFSVKYYLNLVLVDEEDRRYFKQQEINVFRLLEIS, from the exons ATG AATTTTATAATTGGAGCATTTAAAGCACCTTGTAACATTTCGATCACATTGTCTGATGGAAGAACTCGTAAACAG GTTCCATTGAAGAAGGAAAATGGACAAACTATTATGGTTCCTCTATTTAAAAGTCAAGAGAACATTATAGGAGAG GTTGCTATAGAACCAGTTCATGGGAAGAAAGTTGAACACACTGGGGTTAAGATTGAGCTTCTTGGTCAGATAG AGCTTTACCTTGACAAGGGAAACTTTTATGACTTTACTTCTCTAG TCAGGGAACTTGACGTGCCTGGTGAGATGTATGACAAAAAATCATATCCGTTTGAATTTTCAACTGTTGAAATGCCATATGAGACTTACAATGGGGTAAACGTAAGGCTCAG GTATGTTTTGAAAGTGACTATCAGTCGTAACTACgtcaacaacattgttgaatatcAAGATTTGGTG GTTCGTAACTATACACCGCTTCCACCAATCAACAACAGTATTAAG ATGGAAGTTGGAATTGAAGACTGCCTGCACATTGAGTTCGAGTACAGCAAAAGCAA GTATCATTTGAAGGATGTGATTATAGGcaaaatatattttcttcttgtgAGAATCAAGATTAAGAATATGGAGCTTGAAATAAGGCGGCGAGAATCAACAGGATCAGGGCAAAATACGTATGTTGAGACGGAGACCCTTGCGAAGTATGAGTTGATGGACGGTGCTCCAGTTAGAG GGGAGTCTATTCCAGTAAGACTGTTTTTGAGCCCATACGAGCTGACACCTACATACCGCAACATTAACAACAAGTTCAGTGTGAAATACTACTTGAACCTCGTTCTTGTAGACGAAGAGGACAGACGGTATTTCAAGCAGCAAGAAATAAATGTATTTCGCCTCTTGGAAATATCTTGA